In Nicotiana tabacum cultivar K326 chromosome 21, ASM71507v2, whole genome shotgun sequence, one DNA window encodes the following:
- the LOC107787692 gene encoding uncharacterized protein LOC107787692 produces MGSPTESESTWTQGEIIDSTKIAKISVWDLPDVPQGKLPPHLELQRTRVMCDFLAPTNTQNIQYSGAYASMGVDNSVRFEQFRNNFKVEVVRLDEDELEFDMIGIDPSLANAFRRILIAEVPTMAIEKVLIANNTSIIQDEVLAHRLGLIPIKIDPRLFEYMSENDVPNEKNTIVFKLHALCEKGGERLRVLSSELKWLPNGSEFILGTESQASNSSAKPKTYTSFSCSQDSLPEFSNDPIAPRDADIIIAKLGPGQEIELEVHAVKGMGKTHAKWSPVATAWYRMLPEVVLLRDIEDDEAEELVKKCPVKVFDIEDIGKGKKRATVARPRACTLCRECIREEGWDKNVAVRRVKDHFIFTIESTGALPPEVLFTEAVKILEEKCERVITELS; encoded by the exons ATGGGTTCCCCGACAGAGAGCGAGAGCACATGGACACAAGGGGAGATCATCGATTCTACTAAGATAGCAAAGATTTCAGTATGGGATTTGCCGGACGTGCCGCAGGGGAAGTTGCCGCCACATCTTGAGCTCCAGAGGACTCGCGTTATGTGTGATTTTTTAGCTCCCACTAATACTCAGAATATACAATACTCAGGTGCCTATGCTTCTATGGGTGTTGATAACAGCGTGCGCTTTGAGCAATTCCGCAACAATTTCAAAGTGGAAGTTGTGAGACTTGATGAGGACGAATTGGAGTTTGACATGATTGGTATTGATCCTTCCCTTGCCAACGCCTTTCGCAGAATCCTCATTGCTGAG GTTCCAACTATGGCTATTGAAAAAGTTCTTATTGCAAACAATACGTCCATTATCCAAGATGAAGTGCTTGCTCACAGACTTGGTCTCATTCCAATTAAGATCGATCCAAGGCTGTTTGAGTATATGTCAG AAAATGATGTGCCTAATGAAAAGAATACAATTGTTTTCAAACTCCATGCTCTTTGTGAAAAAGGTGGCGAGCGACTTAGAG TCTTGTCTAGTGAGCTAAAGTGGTTACCCAATGGCAGTGAATTCATATTAGGAACAGAAAGTCAAGCGTCAAATTCGTCTGCAAAACCAAAAACTTATACTTCATTCAGCTGTAGTCAGGATTCTCTACCAGAATTCTCGAATGACCCAATTGCCCCCAGAGATGCAGATATCATTATAGCTAAACTTGGACCTGGTCAG GAGATCGAGCTAGAAGTTCATGCTGTTAAAGGCATGGGTAAGACGCATGCAAAGTGGTCTCCTGTGGCTACGGCTTGGTACAGGATGCTCCCTGAG GTTGTATTATTGCGAGATATTGAAGATGATGAAGCAGAAGAACTTGTGAAGAAATGTCCGGTTAAGGTGTTCGATATCGAGGATATTGGTAAAG GTAAAAAAAGGGCTACTGTTGCACGACCAAGGGCTTGCACCCTTTGCAGGGAATGCATCAGAGAGGAAGGTTGGGATAAGAATGTAGCAGTGAGACGTGTAAAAGACCATTTCATCT TTACTATAGAGTCAACTGGAGCATTGCCACCTGAGGTGCTGTTTACTGAAGCTGTGaagattttggaagaaaaatGTGAACGGGTGATAACAGAGCTGTCATGA